One genomic window of Corynebacterium sp. sy039 includes the following:
- a CDS encoding primosomal protein N', whose protein sequence is MPSTRQLAPTAPIASILPLLGVAHLDRAFEYYIDSEQDQLVQAGVRVRIKFHGRLVDGIVLDRHGQAQHKGQLRWIERVISPEVVYPAQLKQLIDALTVRYGGITSDLIRLAIPARHGQAEKNHTCSDWEDHGQVTEPDLSPWMSYVYGSSFVDAVLAGKIARAAWQIRPGDDWAHTLAPLAVKVAKDGGGVLIVLPDQRDVDKLKEQLKRYVAAKHITELSASLGPQARYRRYLDIVHGHARIVVGTRSAAFAPLHNLRLVAIKDDGDDNLVDQRAPYVHSREVLSTRSSQQQCSFLAFSHTRTAEMQMLVESGWAHDLVADRTTIRSAMPHIHAAADSDYALERDPRAQSLRIPSIAFGAIKKSLDRGAPVLIQVPRKGYVPTLACASCRHGARCRHCNGPLGIIENTNPHKGLSIEGSSVPQCRWCGRFDNHFRCSQCGSARLRAVVLGTNRTAEEIGRAFPQVKVITSGGNKIVASIKAEPCIVVSTPGAEPEVDAGRYGLALLLDTWALLGRQQLRAAEDALAKWAYASSLVMAAAQGGEVIIVADPGLAHVQALIRWDMIGIAHRELAQRAEVCFPPVYAMAAIDGPVHVIDGFVKSLNLPDTVQILGPVDLPPGVKIPGADYDEAEYGQPQRILLRTIRDPQKPLGALLRAGLAARSAKKAQPIVRVQVDPIHIG, encoded by the coding sequence ATGCCTAGCACCCGACAGCTTGCGCCGACCGCACCGATAGCGAGTATCTTGCCTTTGCTTGGAGTCGCTCATCTTGATAGAGCATTCGAGTATTATATCGATTCTGAGCAGGATCAACTGGTGCAAGCAGGAGTCCGGGTACGGATAAAGTTTCACGGTAGATTAGTCGACGGCATTGTGCTGGATCGTCACGGACAGGCTCAGCATAAGGGGCAACTGCGTTGGATTGAACGAGTTATTTCGCCAGAGGTAGTTTATCCTGCACAACTTAAGCAGCTTATCGACGCTCTCACTGTGCGTTATGGCGGTATTACTTCAGATTTAATTCGATTAGCTATTCCAGCACGTCATGGTCAGGCAGAAAAAAATCATACGTGTAGTGATTGGGAAGATCATGGTCAGGTGACCGAGCCTGATCTGTCACCTTGGATGAGTTATGTCTATGGTTCTTCTTTTGTAGATGCAGTTTTAGCAGGAAAAATAGCACGTGCCGCATGGCAAATAAGACCAGGAGATGATTGGGCGCATACCCTTGCACCACTGGCAGTCAAGGTTGCTAAAGATGGTGGTGGAGTGCTGATTGTCCTGCCTGATCAACGTGATGTTGATAAGCTCAAGGAACAACTCAAGCGGTATGTTGCGGCAAAGCACATTACTGAGCTTAGTGCTTCTTTAGGACCACAAGCGCGTTATCGACGCTATCTCGATATAGTGCATGGTCATGCTCGGATTGTTGTCGGTACGCGGAGTGCGGCTTTCGCACCACTGCATAATTTACGACTTGTGGCTATCAAAGATGATGGCGATGACAATCTTGTCGATCAACGTGCGCCTTATGTTCATAGTAGAGAAGTGCTCAGCACCCGTTCTAGTCAGCAACAATGTTCTTTTTTGGCTTTCTCCCATACCCGTACGGCAGAGATGCAGATGCTTGTAGAATCAGGGTGGGCGCATGATTTAGTTGCCGATAGAACAACAATCCGGTCAGCTATGCCGCACATTCATGCAGCCGCTGATTCTGACTATGCCCTAGAGCGTGATCCTCGCGCTCAATCCCTGCGCATACCGTCGATTGCCTTTGGGGCGATAAAAAAGTCTCTAGATCGTGGTGCACCTGTTCTTATCCAAGTCCCGAGAAAAGGATATGTGCCGACCCTGGCATGTGCGTCGTGCAGACATGGTGCTCGGTGCAGACATTGCAATGGGCCACTGGGGATCATAGAGAATACAAATCCTCACAAAGGCTTGAGCATCGAAGGTTCATCTGTTCCACAATGTCGGTGGTGTGGACGCTTTGATAATCATTTTCGCTGTTCACAATGCGGTTCGGCACGTTTAAGAGCTGTGGTGTTGGGCACCAATAGGACTGCCGAAGAAATTGGTCGAGCGTTCCCCCAAGTAAAGGTTATTACGTCGGGAGGGAATAAAATTGTTGCGTCCATCAAAGCTGAACCTTGTATCGTTGTCAGCACACCAGGAGCAGAACCTGAGGTAGATGCTGGTCGTTACGGGCTAGCTTTGTTGCTTGACACGTGGGCTTTATTGGGCAGACAACAATTGCGAGCAGCCGAGGATGCGTTAGCAAAATGGGCATATGCAAGTTCGTTGGTTATGGCTGCAGCACAGGGAGGTGAGGTAATTATTGTTGCCGATCCGGGATTAGCGCACGTTCAGGCCTTGATTCGATGGGATATGATCGGAATAGCACATCGAGAGTTGGCTCAACGCGCAGAAGTATGTTTCCCACCGGTTTATGCTATGGCAGCTATCGACGGACCAGTACATGTTATTGATGGGTTCGTGAAGAGTCTGAATCTACCAGACACAGTCCAAATACTAGGACCAGTTGATTTACCACCTGGCGTTAAAATACCTGGTGCTGATTATGATGAGGCTGAATATGGGCAGCCACAGCGCATTTTGTTGCGAACCATACGCGATCCACAAAAACCATTAGGCGCATTATTGCGTGCAGGGCTTGCAGCTCGGTCAGCAAAGAAAGCACAACCTATTGTTCGTGTCCAAGTTGATCCGATCCATATCGGATAG
- the ribD gene encoding bifunctional diaminohydroxyphosphoribosylaminopyrimidine deaminase/5-amino-6-(5-phosphoribosylamino)uracil reductase RibD, protein MHNNQKDLDAFRRCLSYDAQQRLLGLASELGESVMQGIACALAAGESVKGTTSPNPPVGAAILSQEGAIIGCGGTSPVGGAHAEINALTHAQGATHNATAIVTLEPCNHTGKTPPCSHTLVAAGIKRVIYLSADPNPVAQGGAEYLRNHGVEVIFLDVDVVTLLPWLCSLKTGRASITLKWARTLDGFLAAVDGTSKWITGAVAREYVHEDRSHRDAIVIGTGTALVDNPRLTARRKNGSEYAHQPMRVVVGRRALPAHYHLVRDSDRVLFFDEYATALESLWELGMRDILVEGGAQLISSVLSTGEYDFIQDYSAPILLGAGKSFINQPLAQTMADCIRLEKLQTVLLGQDVMSLLRHERL, encoded by the coding sequence GTGCATAACAATCAGAAAGACCTGGATGCTTTTCGACGTTGTCTCTCATACGATGCGCAACAGCGATTACTAGGATTAGCGTCTGAGCTAGGCGAGTCCGTCATGCAAGGCATTGCTTGTGCCTTGGCAGCCGGGGAGAGCGTTAAAGGAACAACAAGCCCCAATCCACCAGTAGGTGCTGCAATTTTAAGTCAAGAGGGAGCAATTATTGGTTGTGGCGGGACAAGTCCTGTAGGCGGTGCCCATGCAGAGATTAATGCTTTAACTCACGCCCAGGGGGCTACCCATAATGCAACTGCCATAGTCACTCTGGAGCCGTGCAATCATACTGGGAAAACACCACCATGCAGTCATACTTTGGTAGCTGCTGGGATAAAGCGCGTTATTTATCTATCCGCTGATCCCAACCCAGTTGCCCAGGGTGGCGCGGAGTACTTAAGAAATCATGGTGTGGAGGTAATTTTTCTAGACGTAGATGTTGTGACGCTTTTGCCTTGGTTATGTTCGCTAAAAACAGGGCGCGCGAGTATTACCTTGAAATGGGCACGGACTCTCGACGGTTTTCTAGCTGCAGTGGATGGTACAAGCAAATGGATTACAGGCGCGGTGGCAAGGGAATATGTGCATGAGGATCGTAGCCATCGTGATGCCATTGTTATTGGTACTGGAACTGCATTGGTGGATAATCCTCGATTAACTGCGCGAAGAAAAAATGGTAGTGAGTATGCGCATCAACCTATGCGTGTTGTGGTGGGACGCAGAGCATTACCGGCACATTACCACTTAGTTCGTGATTCTGATCGGGTGCTGTTTTTTGATGAGTATGCAACAGCATTAGAGTCATTGTGGGAGTTGGGAATGCGTGACATTTTGGTCGAAGGCGGTGCACAGCTTATTTCTTCAGTGCTGAGCACAGGTGAGTATGATTTTATTCAGGATTATTCTGCCCCAATTTTATTGGGTGCGGGTAAGAGTTTCATCAATCAGCCTTTAGCGCAGACTATGGCAGATTGTATTCGACTTGAAAAATTACAGACAGTGCTCTTGGGGCAAGACGTTATGTCGTTGCTGCGGCATGAGCGGCTCTGA
- a CDS encoding bifunctional 3,4-dihydroxy-2-butanone-4-phosphate synthase/GTP cyclohydrolase II, protein MNSATDSSELALDTIDEAISAIAAGEAVVVIDDEDRENEGDLIFAAQKATPELVAFMVRYSSGYICTALTDSDCQRLALPPMTHINEDARQTAYMVTVDANTGSTGISASSRAYTLQQLADERTQPTDFTRPGHIVPLRAREGGVLAREGHTEAAVDLARLAGLRPAAALCEIVSEQDPTDMARAPELRRFATEHGLKMISIKQLKQWRLRHELLVDQVAKALLPTEFGTFTALSYRWSITGQEHIALVMGDVSAAGEPILVRVHSECLTGDIFASRRCDCGQQLHSSLRMIAEKGRGVVIYMRGHEGRGIGITAKLQAYHLQDEGMDTVDANTALGHPVDARDFAAAAHILKDLGVAEIALLTNNPHKVQELGDVGISVVNRIALPVEVTSDNHRYLRTKKERMHHVLPWVTHIDSDGPHLLAESLTKPGESIHE, encoded by the coding sequence ATTAATAGTGCAACAGATTCATCAGAACTCGCTCTCGATACAATTGATGAGGCAATTTCTGCTATTGCAGCTGGTGAAGCGGTAGTTGTTATTGATGATGAAGATAGGGAGAATGAAGGTGATCTCATCTTCGCTGCCCAAAAAGCTACACCGGAATTAGTGGCGTTTATGGTGCGGTATTCCTCTGGTTATATTTGCACTGCTTTGACTGATTCTGATTGTCAACGCTTAGCATTACCGCCGATGACGCATATCAATGAAGACGCTCGTCAAACTGCATATATGGTCACAGTTGATGCTAATACTGGTTCTACGGGTATTTCGGCTAGTTCCCGTGCCTATACTCTTCAGCAGCTTGCTGATGAACGTACACAGCCGACAGATTTCACTCGTCCTGGGCACATTGTTCCGTTGCGAGCACGTGAAGGGGGGGTTCTTGCACGTGAAGGGCATACCGAAGCAGCTGTTGATTTGGCGCGTTTAGCTGGATTACGTCCAGCTGCGGCATTATGCGAAATTGTCTCTGAACAAGATCCCACAGATATGGCACGGGCACCAGAGCTGCGTAGGTTTGCTACTGAACATGGGCTAAAAATGATTAGCATAAAGCAACTGAAACAATGGCGTCTTCGTCATGAGCTCTTGGTAGACCAGGTTGCAAAGGCATTATTGCCTACCGAGTTCGGCACCTTCACTGCGTTGAGCTATCGCTGGTCAATTACTGGTCAAGAGCATATAGCTTTGGTCATGGGAGATGTATCAGCTGCTGGTGAGCCTATTTTAGTGAGAGTACATTCTGAGTGCCTCACCGGAGATATTTTTGCTTCACGACGGTGTGACTGTGGTCAACAGCTACATTCATCGCTGCGTATGATTGCAGAAAAAGGGCGTGGCGTTGTTATCTATATGCGTGGACATGAAGGTCGCGGCATTGGGATTACCGCTAAATTGCAGGCGTATCATCTCCAAGATGAAGGGATGGATACAGTAGATGCTAATACTGCATTAGGTCATCCTGTTGATGCACGTGATTTTGCTGCAGCAGCACATATACTGAAAGATCTTGGCGTAGCGGAGATCGCGCTGCTGACAAATAATCCACATAAAGTTCAGGAATTGGGTGACGTGGGAATTTCTGTTGTTAATCGGATAGCATTGCCAGTAGAAGTAACTTCAGATAATCACCGTTATTTACGAACGAAGAAAGAGCGTATGCATCACGTTTTACCGTGGGTAACGCATATTGATAGCGATGGACCACACCTCTTAGCTGAATCATTGACTAAACCAGGAGAATCTATACATGAGTAA
- the rpe gene encoding ribulose-phosphate 3-epimerase: MSVSRNNYERIPLIAPSVLAADFAQLDRELAKVDNSDWIHVDIMDGHFVPNLSFGADVTAALGRHTDKPLDVHLMIEQPHKWVDKYIAAGAHSITFHVEAHDDPVDLARFIRSHGVKAGFAVRPGTPIEDYLDVISEFDEVIVMSVEPGFGGQKFMPEQLEKVRLLRNTIDEQALSTLIVIDGGISRSTIASAAHAGVDVFVAGSAVFGAADPGAEITRLRELARA, encoded by the coding sequence ATGTCTGTTAGCAGAAATAATTACGAGCGGATACCGCTTATCGCTCCATCTGTACTAGCTGCTGATTTCGCTCAGTTGGATAGAGAACTCGCCAAAGTTGATAATAGCGACTGGATCCATGTGGATATTATGGACGGTCACTTTGTCCCTAATCTTTCGTTTGGTGCAGATGTTACAGCGGCGCTGGGAAGGCATACTGATAAACCATTAGATGTTCATCTTATGATTGAGCAACCTCATAAATGGGTGGATAAATATATAGCTGCTGGAGCGCATAGCATTACATTCCACGTAGAAGCGCATGATGATCCAGTAGATCTAGCTCGTTTCATTCGCAGTCATGGTGTAAAAGCTGGTTTTGCTGTGCGGCCAGGTACACCTATCGAAGATTACCTAGATGTAATATCTGAATTCGATGAAGTAATCGTGATGAGTGTGGAACCTGGTTTTGGCGGGCAGAAGTTTATGCCTGAGCAATTAGAAAAAGTTCGACTTTTGCGCAATACCATTGATGAACAGGCTCTTTCTACACTCATTGTTATTGATGGTGGTATTTCGCGCAGTACAATTGCTAGTGCTGCGCATGCAGGTGTAGATGTATTTGTGGCAGGGTCTGCTGTTTTTGGTGCAGCTGATCCAGGTGCAGAAATTACAAGATTGCGTGAATTAGCACGTGCATAA
- a CDS encoding PH domain-containing protein, with product MITAPDDNTARESLSEDQVQRYVAADAALTTSLPWELEITSKKMKFLAIVAAVVIVVIHIVLAVLVAIGDTGTTVTLIDQWGYALVGCIFAGVAFFGLRRPRVRVNADGVDVRNFIGSRFYPWSVIYGLNFPEGARIARLELPDFEYVPMWAIQSADGVESVKAVTALRELEQQYMPED from the coding sequence ATGATTACTGCACCTGATGATAATACAGCTAGGGAAAGTCTCAGTGAAGACCAAGTACAGCGCTATGTAGCAGCAGATGCTGCATTGACTACTTCTTTGCCGTGGGAGCTAGAAATAACAAGTAAAAAAATGAAGTTTCTGGCTATTGTTGCGGCAGTAGTAATCGTCGTCATTCACATTGTATTAGCAGTGCTTGTTGCTATCGGTGATACTGGTACCACAGTAACTCTTATTGACCAATGGGGTTATGCGCTTGTCGGGTGTATTTTCGCTGGAGTTGCTTTCTTCGGGCTTAGGCGACCACGAGTTCGCGTTAACGCAGATGGCGTTGATGTGCGCAATTTTATTGGTTCTCGTTTCTACCCTTGGTCGGTAATTTATGGTCTTAATTTTCCTGAGGGAGCGCGTATTGCTCGCTTAGAATTACCAGATTTCGAGTATGTACCCATGTGGGCGATTCAATCTGCAGATGGCGTGGAAAGCGTGAAAGCAGTTACTGCTCTTCGTGAATTAGAACAACAATATATGCCAGAAGATTAA
- a CDS encoding RsmB/NOP family class I SAM-dependent RNA methyltransferase, with protein sequence MNNADKSNKGTGGFRSRSRGNNAKKQSQHEHSLSSKQNNTAERTRRSTQTRSTQRGSHTSHSSELRSIFRGVDLPRAVAFDVLYRVDVDQAFGNLILPKLLRDEKLSGRDAAFATELTYGTLRSLGVLDAIIRHCASRELKSIDTGVLNAIRLGAYQIMFTRVEAHAAVDTSVRIVECIGQGKAKGFANAILRTITRTEPQEWLSRLEPSDPIAALAFRYAHPEWIARSFARSLGIDDYDGSQLCTESPENNAALAELAVALEADSQRPRVHLVAYPGQISAEELALIVGGEQGHYSPYAVYLDSGDPGKIEAVRQGLAAVQDEGSQLIARALVNAPVRGQDNGRWLDLCAGPGGKTATIASLARIDGAFVDAVEISAHRAELVRKHVRDLPVKVHQADGRDSGLTPGYDRVLVDAPCSGLGALRRRPEARWHKQEEEIANLVKLQGELLAAAVALTRVGGVVVYSTCSPDVRETREIVEQAVATLPVREISAHDLVADLPHAGDDLSVQLWPHRHGTDAMFFAVLEVIEPAVLHPVNENSVVG encoded by the coding sequence ATGAATAACGCAGATAAGAGCAACAAAGGCACCGGCGGTTTTCGCTCTCGTAGCCGGGGCAATAACGCCAAGAAGCAATCACAACACGAGCACTCCTTAAGTAGCAAACAGAATAATACTGCGGAGCGCACTAGGCGTAGTACACAAACGAGATCTACTCAGCGTGGTTCTCATACATCGCATAGTTCAGAACTCAGGAGCATATTTCGCGGTGTTGATTTACCCCGTGCAGTTGCCTTTGATGTGCTATACCGAGTGGATGTCGATCAGGCATTTGGCAATTTGATTTTGCCTAAATTATTGCGTGATGAAAAACTCAGCGGTCGTGATGCGGCTTTTGCAACCGAACTTACTTATGGCACTTTACGTAGCTTGGGTGTGCTTGATGCGATTATTCGTCATTGTGCTTCGCGAGAATTAAAGAGCATTGATACTGGTGTGCTCAATGCAATTCGTTTAGGCGCTTATCAGATTATGTTCACCAGGGTTGAAGCTCACGCAGCTGTCGATACATCAGTACGTATCGTCGAGTGTATTGGGCAAGGAAAAGCTAAAGGTTTTGCTAATGCAATTTTGCGCACTATTACGCGTACTGAGCCTCAAGAGTGGTTATCACGACTAGAGCCCAGTGACCCCATTGCTGCACTAGCTTTTCGATACGCACACCCTGAATGGATTGCACGCAGTTTTGCACGTAGCTTAGGCATCGATGATTATGATGGTTCACAGCTTTGCACTGAGTCGCCTGAGAACAATGCAGCACTGGCGGAATTGGCAGTGGCTTTAGAAGCTGATTCACAGCGCCCACGTGTCCATCTGGTTGCATACCCTGGGCAGATAAGTGCTGAGGAGTTGGCGCTCATTGTTGGTGGCGAGCAAGGACACTATTCGCCTTATGCTGTGTATTTAGATTCGGGAGATCCTGGGAAAATAGAAGCAGTGCGTCAAGGTTTAGCTGCAGTGCAGGACGAGGGAAGTCAATTGATTGCACGTGCTTTGGTCAATGCACCGGTGCGTGGACAGGATAATGGTCGATGGCTTGATTTGTGCGCTGGACCAGGTGGAAAGACTGCAACTATCGCCTCTTTAGCTCGTATCGACGGGGCTTTTGTTGATGCTGTAGAAATATCGGCTCACCGTGCTGAATTAGTGCGCAAACACGTCCGTGATTTACCTGTAAAAGTACACCAGGCAGATGGTAGAGATAGTGGTTTAACGCCTGGTTATGATCGAGTCCTCGTTGATGCACCATGCTCTGGTTTAGGGGCTTTGCGACGCCGACCAGAGGCCAGGTGGCATAAACAAGAGGAAGAGATAGCAAATCTGGTGAAATTGCAGGGCGAACTATTGGCAGCTGCAGTAGCTCTTACCCGTGTTGGCGGTGTGGTGGTTTATTCTACGTGCTCTCCTGATGTGCGTGAGACACGAGAGATTGTCGAGCAAGCTGTGGCAACATTGCCTGTGCGGGAGATCTCAGCACATGACCTTGTCGCTGACCTTCCTCATGCGGGGGACGATTTATCAGTACAGTTGTGGCCACATCGACATGGCACCGATGCTATGTTCTTTGCTGTTTTGGAAGTGATAGAGCCTGCTGTATTGCACCCAGTGAATGAGAACTCGGTAGTAGGATAG
- the def gene encoding peptide deformylase, with translation MTILDIRLFGDPVLNTRAQEVNVFDDNLATLIDDMLETMDDAGGVGLAANQVGVLKRVFVYDCSHIEAGLRGHIINPVWEPIGEETQTGTEGCLSIPDISFDTKRWEKVKVTGVDVNGSPVSMVASGLMARCIQHETDHLDGVLFLRKLSPELRKEAMAQIRQSQWFNN, from the coding sequence ATGACCATTCTTGATATTCGTCTGTTCGGCGATCCTGTACTTAATACTCGAGCACAAGAAGTAAACGTATTCGACGATAATCTAGCTACGCTTATCGACGATATGCTCGAGACTATGGATGATGCTGGAGGAGTAGGACTAGCAGCAAATCAAGTCGGAGTACTCAAAAGAGTTTTTGTTTATGACTGCTCCCACATTGAAGCTGGATTGCGTGGGCATATTATTAACCCAGTTTGGGAACCAATTGGAGAAGAAACCCAGACAGGGACAGAAGGGTGCTTATCCATTCCCGATATTTCATTTGACACAAAGCGCTGGGAAAAAGTTAAAGTAACCGGAGTGGATGTCAATGGCTCACCTGTATCAATGGTGGCATCAGGGCTAATGGCACGGTGTATTCAGCATGAGACTGATCACCTTGATGGTGTGCTATTTTTGCGTAAGCTCAGCCCAGAGTTACGCAAAGAAGCTATGGCGCAGATACGACAGTCGCAGTGGTTTAATAACTAA
- the fmt gene encoding methionyl-tRNA formyltransferase → MRLIFAGTPQPAVVALEKLLASEHEVVAVLSRPDAPRAKRGRTLYPSPVAALAQEHGIEVLKPPTLKVTDPKAQETYQRIKELSVDCIPVVAYGNLIPAQLLDVAQHGWVNLHFSLLPAWRGAAPVQAALAAGDTHTGATTFRIDEGLDTGDILGSITEPIAPTDTADDLLTRLAYQGATLLVDTMDKLAAGEIVPQPQQGQPTYAPKILSTHAQIDWTQPADVIERRIRAVTPAPGAWTMLSGQRMKIAPVTQLTNQATLSLEPGALAIEKNKVFVGTGTDPVLLSQIQAPGKKMMNASDWAHGLKDTEGLVFEYE, encoded by the coding sequence ATGCGTCTTATTTTTGCTGGAACACCTCAGCCAGCTGTTGTTGCTTTAGAAAAGTTACTAGCCTCAGAACACGAAGTGGTGGCCGTGCTGAGCCGACCAGATGCTCCCCGCGCCAAGCGTGGACGAACACTGTACCCTTCGCCAGTTGCAGCATTAGCCCAAGAGCATGGCATTGAAGTCTTAAAACCACCGACGCTCAAAGTAACCGATCCTAAAGCACAGGAAACCTACCAGCGGATAAAAGAGTTATCAGTTGATTGCATCCCTGTGGTTGCATACGGAAACCTTATCCCAGCTCAATTGCTTGATGTTGCCCAGCATGGTTGGGTTAATCTTCATTTCTCACTTTTGCCTGCATGGCGAGGTGCTGCCCCAGTACAAGCGGCACTTGCAGCTGGGGATACACACACAGGGGCAACGACGTTTCGGATAGATGAAGGTTTAGATACTGGCGATATTCTCGGCAGTATTACTGAACCCATTGCACCTACAGATACTGCAGATGATCTCCTGACGCGTCTTGCTTACCAGGGTGCGACGCTTTTGGTCGATACTATGGACAAGTTAGCTGCCGGTGAGATTGTGCCGCAACCACAGCAAGGGCAGCCAACATACGCGCCAAAAATTCTTAGTACGCACGCTCAGATTGATTGGACACAACCAGCTGATGTTATTGAGCGACGCATTCGAGCAGTAACTCCTGCACCTGGTGCGTGGACCATGCTTTCTGGTCAGCGCATGAAAATTGCGCCTGTTACTCAGCTAACGAACCAAGCGACGCTTTCTTTAGAACCGGGCGCATTGGCGATTGAAAAAAATAAGGTGTTTGTTGGTACTGGGACTGATCCTGTGTTGTTATCGCAGATCCAAGCTCCAGGGAAAAAAATGATGAATGCTTCGGATTGGGCGCATGGCTTGAAAGACACTGAAGGGTTAGTTTTTGAGTATGAATAA
- a CDS encoding riboflavin synthase, with amino-acid sequence MFTGIIEEKALVEHIERLEDALRVRISARTILADAHLGDSISVNGVCLTIAVLDAHSFVVDIMQETLDRTTLGNLQLGDEVNVERALSLQDRLGGHIVQGHVDTTVALLAREHSENWDVLRFELPDDLARYVVEKGSIALNGTSLTVSSVAKNFFEVSLIPTTLAHTTHGQLAVGERVNVEVDLMAKYVEKMLTS; translated from the coding sequence ATGTTTACTGGAATAATTGAAGAAAAAGCACTGGTTGAGCACATTGAGCGCTTAGAAGATGCGCTGCGGGTGCGTATTAGTGCACGCACTATTTTAGCTGATGCACATTTAGGAGACTCGATATCGGTCAATGGGGTGTGCTTGACTATCGCAGTGCTTGATGCACATTCATTCGTCGTAGACATTATGCAAGAGACATTAGATAGAACGACATTGGGAAATCTTCAGCTCGGTGATGAAGTTAATGTGGAACGGGCATTGTCTTTGCAGGACAGGTTAGGCGGTCACATAGTGCAGGGGCATGTGGATACTACTGTTGCTTTGTTGGCTCGAGAACATTCTGAAAATTGGGATGTGCTGAGGTTTGAGTTACCGGATGATCTTGCGCGGTATGTCGTCGAAAAGGGCTCAATTGCGCTCAATGGTACTTCACTTACTGTGTCATCTGTTGCTAAGAATTTCTTTGAGGTGTCTTTGATTCCGACCACCTTGGCGCATACAACTCATGGGCAATTAGCGGTAGGAGAGCGTGTGAACGTAGAAGTTGATTTGATGGCAAAGTACGTGGAAAAGATGCTCACATCATAA
- the ribH gene encoding 6,7-dimethyl-8-ribityllumazine synthase, with protein sequence MSKEGLPSVNAIDAEGMRVAVVSSMWNSEICAQLRRTACETARAHGAIVESFEVVGALEIPVVAQKLAASFDAVVALGCVIRGGTPHFDYVCDSVTQGLTRIALDTSTPIGNGILTVDTQQQAIDRAGFPDSTEDKGTEAMIAALHTAHVLRSIV encoded by the coding sequence ATGAGTAAAGAAGGATTACCATCAGTTAATGCCATTGATGCAGAGGGTATGCGGGTGGCCGTCGTAAGTAGTATGTGGAACAGTGAAATTTGTGCGCAGTTGCGTCGTACAGCGTGTGAAACAGCACGTGCACATGGGGCAATCGTGGAGAGTTTCGAGGTAGTAGGTGCTTTAGAGATTCCTGTTGTGGCGCAAAAATTAGCAGCCTCGTTTGATGCTGTTGTGGCATTAGGCTGTGTTATTCGTGGGGGAACACCCCATTTTGACTATGTATGTGATTCTGTCACTCAAGGATTGACTAGGATTGCATTGGATACCTCAACCCCAATTGGTAATGGTATTTTGACTGTTGATACTCAGCAGCAAGCGATTGACCGAGCAGGATTTCCAGATTCTACTGAGGACAAAGGCACTGAGGCGATGATTGCAGCACTACATACTGCGCACGTGCTCAGAAGCATAGTTTGA